A section of the Spirosoma pollinicola genome encodes:
- a CDS encoding TonB-dependent receptor plug domain-containing protein, giving the protein MYKTLLLSLLILFTTHASLWAQSRDITGIVRMEEATGGFAGATVLIKGTTSGTITDSNGAYRLTVPASATTLVFSAVGMQTVEEPIGGRKTIDVQLQTDTRQLNEVIITALGTKAERDKFASSITTVEGKNIAKTGETSLLTGLSGKAAGVLITRNGGDPGAGAYIQIRGQNTINGNIQPLFIVDGMPVSNASDNLGTAAGNGIVQQSRINDINPEDIETLEVLKGASAAALWGTRAANGVVVITTKKGRDTNGKVNITVKSTVSFDRVNKMPALQQTYGQGSGGLYVQGQRNSFGDRIADRTGGADAYITDPTGAAYQGFVTFPDGSQRYAIASGTLANPHGGKNSRDTYDHTTDAFQTGHFTDNSINISGGNSRSNFLVSYGNLNQQGVIRAYSNYQRNTARVSVSSQFTD; this is encoded by the coding sequence ATGTATAAAACACTACTGCTAAGTCTGTTAATATTATTCACAACCCATGCGTCGCTGTGGGCACAGAGCCGCGACATCACTGGCATCGTACGTATGGAAGAAGCAACCGGCGGTTTTGCCGGGGCAACGGTACTTATCAAAGGAACAACCAGTGGTACGATAACAGATTCAAATGGGGCTTATCGCCTGACTGTTCCCGCATCGGCTACCACGCTGGTTTTCTCGGCGGTTGGGATGCAGACCGTCGAAGAACCTATCGGTGGACGCAAAACGATCGATGTTCAACTCCAGACCGATACACGGCAGCTCAACGAAGTCATTATTACGGCCCTGGGTACGAAAGCTGAACGCGATAAGTTTGCCTCGTCTATCACCACCGTAGAGGGCAAGAACATTGCTAAAACGGGAGAAACAAGCCTGTTGACAGGGTTAAGTGGCAAAGCGGCCGGGGTGCTCATCACTCGAAATGGGGGCGATCCCGGCGCGGGAGCCTACATCCAGATTCGGGGGCAAAATACTATAAATGGCAACATTCAGCCCCTGTTCATCGTCGATGGTATGCCGGTCAGCAATGCCAGCGACAATCTCGGTACAGCCGCTGGAAATGGCATCGTGCAGCAGTCACGAATCAATGATATCAACCCCGAAGACATCGAAACCCTGGAAGTATTGAAAGGGGCATCGGCAGCCGCACTGTGGGGAACGCGGGCGGCCAACGGGGTTGTCGTGATCACGACAAAAAAAGGACGCGACACCAACGGAAAAGTCAATATTACGGTCAAATCGACGGTTTCATTCGATCGGGTCAACAAGATGCCCGCGCTTCAACAGACCTACGGGCAGGGCTCAGGCGGCCTGTATGTGCAGGGACAGCGCAACAGTTTCGGGGATCGGATTGCCGATCGGACGGGTGGCGCTGACGCCTACATCACCGACCCGACAGGGGCAGCTTACCAGGGGTTCGTAACGTTTCCTGATGGTAGCCAGCGGTACGCGATTGCGTCGGGTACGTTGGCCAATCCGCACGGTGGCAAGAACTCCCGCGATACCTACGACCATACGACCGATGCATTTCAGACGGGTCATTTCACCGACAATAGCATCAACATCAGCGGAGGTAATAGCCGGTCGAATTTCCTGGTTAGCTACGGCAATCTGAACCAGCAGGGAGTCATCAGAGCCTATAGTAATTATCAGCGAAATACGGCCCGCGTGAGCGTATCGAGCCAGTTTACCGACTAG
- a CDS encoding TonB-dependent receptor domain-containing protein yields MLGALRTPPDFDNSYYTGTYTNPAGQVFNNAHVSYRNPLGKDLSTIYSNPIWTINNNRNTSDVDRLIGTVELDITPVSWLTVTGRTGIDNFTDNRLERFARNSALQLNGYLSKNWITEKQFNTDVFASANKTLSNNFSGSLLVGVNYNSRRRATLSDAITNLIVPTAPDILTNALNSNLTAGNYNSLIRTYAYYAQAEVQAYNQLFLTLTGRSESALTFGAKTDPSFFFPSAALAWQFSKSGALENSSWLSFGKLRLTWGQVGIQPQPYLNFTTSSPAGYADMFTRGLTGTSALYGGGYVRSSIAGNDFLRPERKTEAEIGVDLRFFKNRFSLSATAYRNSTRDVILSLNVPNETGYTIRNSNAAELSNKGVELEASADLIPQGAFRWNISANYSMNRNNVVSLAGASVYTLPDSYMQNSSLIPGQPFGIFYSTDFRKDESGKYILDANGFPQAGINNEIIGNPNPAWRGGLGSTFGYKGLSLYVLFDRVAGNDFFNGTRGSLYNFGVHADQGNTVVAPAGGLKDVNGTTIAAGTAFQGRIQDFGAGPVAINQAWWQGRGSASNSASYKQFVEDASVTRLREITLTYSLRSSGGPPGRFLRFTHLSNVDFSLTGRNLVLWTKYTGTDPEVNITGAGLSRGQDWFTNPNTKSLLFSVKITY; encoded by the coding sequence ATGCTGGGGGCTTTGCGTACCCCGCCCGATTTTGACAACAGCTATTATACAGGCACGTACACCAATCCCGCCGGGCAGGTGTTCAATAACGCTCACGTGTCGTACCGCAACCCACTGGGCAAGGATTTAAGCACTATCTACTCCAACCCGATCTGGACGATCAACAATAACCGCAACACCAGCGATGTCGACCGGCTGATCGGAACGGTAGAACTGGACATTACGCCCGTATCGTGGCTGACCGTAACGGGCCGCACGGGAATCGATAACTTCACCGATAATCGTCTGGAACGTTTCGCCCGTAATTCCGCCCTGCAACTCAACGGCTATCTCTCGAAAAACTGGATTACGGAGAAGCAGTTCAACACCGACGTTTTTGCGAGTGCTAACAAGACATTAAGCAACAACTTCAGCGGATCACTGCTGGTGGGTGTCAACTATAACAGCCGCCGAAGGGCCACGTTGTCGGACGCCATTACGAACCTGATCGTGCCAACGGCTCCGGATATTCTGACCAATGCCCTCAACTCGAATCTGACGGCGGGAAATTACAATTCGCTCATTCGCACGTATGCCTATTACGCTCAGGCGGAGGTGCAGGCATACAACCAGCTCTTTCTAACCTTGACGGGCCGCAGCGAGAGTGCATTGACATTTGGAGCCAAAACCGACCCCAGTTTCTTCTTTCCATCGGCAGCGCTGGCCTGGCAGTTTAGCAAATCAGGCGCCCTGGAAAACAGTTCGTGGCTCAGCTTTGGTAAGCTGCGGCTTACGTGGGGGCAGGTCGGTATTCAACCGCAACCTTACCTCAATTTCACGACCTCCAGTCCGGCCGGATACGCCGATATGTTTACGCGGGGCCTGACGGGAACGAGTGCATTGTATGGCGGGGGCTATGTCCGTAGTAGCATAGCGGGCAACGATTTCCTCCGCCCGGAACGTAAAACCGAAGCCGAGATTGGCGTCGATCTTCGCTTTTTCAAGAACCGATTCAGCCTCTCGGCAACCGCCTACCGCAACTCCACCCGCGACGTAATTTTGTCGCTGAATGTGCCGAATGAAACCGGCTATACCATCCGTAACTCTAACGCAGCTGAACTTTCAAACAAAGGTGTGGAACTGGAAGCGAGCGCCGACTTGATTCCACAGGGGGCCTTTCGATGGAACATTTCGGCGAACTATTCGATGAACCGAAATAACGTCGTGTCGCTGGCAGGAGCTTCCGTTTACACCCTGCCCGATAGCTACATGCAGAATTCGTCGCTGATTCCGGGGCAGCCGTTCGGCATTTTTTATTCGACCGATTTTCGCAAGGACGAGTCGGGCAAGTACATCCTGGATGCCAACGGGTTTCCGCAGGCGGGGATCAACAACGAAATCATTGGTAACCCAAACCCTGCTTGGCGGGGTGGGCTGGGCAGTACGTTTGGGTACAAAGGGCTGTCGCTATACGTGCTGTTCGACCGGGTAGCAGGGAATGATTTCTTCAACGGCACGCGTGGGTCGCTTTATAATTTTGGCGTTCATGCCGATCAGGGCAACACGGTGGTAGCCCCGGCTGGTGGGTTGAAGGATGTCAACGGTACTACGATTGCTGCTGGCACAGCCTTTCAGGGGCGGATTCAGGATTTCGGAGCCGGTCCGGTGGCTATCAATCAGGCGTGGTGGCAAGGGCGGGGTTCGGCGTCCAACTCGGCGTCCTATAAGCAGTTTGTGGAAGATGCCAGTGTGACCCGGTTGCGCGAGATTACGTTGACGTACAGCTTGCGTAGTTCGGGCGGTCCGCCGGGGCGGTTCCTTCGGTTTACGCACCTCTCAAATGTCGATTTCAGCCTGACAGGGCGCAACCTGGTATTGTGGACCAAGTATACCGGTACTGATCCCGAGGTCAACATTACCGGCGCGGGCCTATCGCGCGGACAGGACTGGTTCACCAATCCGAATACGAAGTCGCTGCTGTTCTCGGTCAAAATCACGTACTAA
- a CDS encoding SusD/RagB family nutrient-binding outer membrane lipoprotein: protein MKKSISCKVIITLLAINLLSGCRRLFDEPSIQSNPNAVTDVDVSTLLAGTLLGVSFLHEDTDVRIASMWAGELNGLSRAHQGFAQYIVSSQSFMWSPLYPVAGQARLIQTKADAVGDKWTKGVGQVLEALVIAKVTDLYGDVPYSQAFDDVAYPTPVFDKQTDVYAALHTTLDNAIQNLSASSGLAFNTQDFIYKGDVAKWRAAANTLKARLYLHTGEYAKAVASASSGINSTAGDALIPHGTSLGVDINQNYDFFRVNRAGDTGFDGAYLPVLLRSRIGSANTKTDETAIYNHYIKVGITATGALDPNTTDGAFTANSPHPILTYYENQLILAEAQARLGVSDKALAALNTVRSALANGYVNGKTISGTGRKYDAYTLDDFGPAGLANLTKLATVQTALLYEIISQRFILFLMQYEAFNDYRRLAKAVPVVQLPIPLYTGSQRPQRFIYPQGEINTNLNVPKPLPDQFTRVAVF, encoded by the coding sequence ATGAAAAAATCAATTTCCTGTAAAGTTATCATTACCCTGCTGGCAATCAATCTGTTGAGCGGGTGCCGACGCCTGTTCGACGAACCCAGCATCCAAAGTAATCCGAATGCGGTAACCGATGTCGATGTATCGACACTGTTAGCGGGTACGCTCCTTGGCGTTTCGTTCCTGCACGAAGATACCGACGTACGTATTGCGTCAATGTGGGCGGGTGAGTTGAATGGTCTGTCGAGGGCGCACCAGGGATTTGCGCAGTATATTGTCTCGTCGCAGAGTTTTATGTGGAGTCCGCTCTACCCGGTAGCGGGACAGGCCCGGCTCATTCAAACAAAAGCCGATGCCGTGGGTGACAAATGGACGAAGGGCGTCGGGCAGGTTCTGGAAGCGCTGGTCATCGCCAAAGTTACTGATCTCTACGGCGACGTACCCTACAGTCAGGCGTTCGACGACGTAGCGTACCCTACACCAGTCTTTGACAAACAAACCGATGTCTACGCGGCTCTGCATACCACCCTCGACAACGCCATTCAGAATTTATCGGCCTCGTCGGGACTGGCTTTTAACACCCAGGATTTTATTTATAAAGGCGATGTGGCAAAATGGCGGGCGGCTGCCAATACGTTAAAAGCCCGGCTGTATCTACATACCGGCGAGTATGCCAAAGCAGTTGCCAGCGCCAGTTCAGGCATTAACAGCACAGCAGGCGACGCCCTGATTCCGCACGGCACGAGTCTGGGGGTGGATATAAATCAGAATTACGATTTCTTCCGGGTTAACCGGGCGGGAGATACGGGTTTCGATGGGGCCTACCTGCCCGTACTCCTGCGGTCACGCATTGGGTCGGCCAATACCAAAACCGACGAAACGGCGATTTACAACCACTATATCAAAGTGGGTATCACCGCCACAGGTGCACTGGACCCCAACACGACCGACGGTGCGTTCACGGCCAACTCGCCCCACCCCATCCTGACATACTACGAAAATCAGTTGATCCTGGCCGAAGCACAGGCCCGATTGGGTGTATCTGACAAGGCACTGGCAGCACTCAATACCGTCCGGTCGGCATTGGCAAACGGGTACGTAAACGGCAAGACAATTTCGGGCACTGGCCGGAAATATGACGCTTACACGCTGGACGATTTCGGGCCTGCCGGATTAGCGAATTTAACAAAGCTGGCGACTGTACAAACGGCGCTGCTGTACGAAATAATCAGTCAGCGGTTTATCCTGTTTCTAATGCAATACGAAGCGTTTAACGACTACCGACGGCTGGCGAAAGCGGTGCCTGTTGTACAGTTGCCTATTCCGCTATACACTGGTTCACAACGGCCACAACGATTCATTTACCCGCAGGGCGAAATCAACACGAATCTAAACGTACCTAAACCGTTGCCCGATCAATTTACGAGAGTAGCCGTATTTTGA
- a CDS encoding MFS transporter: MTTRTTLPTLSESAFWRYFAFTALYFAEGLNMGLLFVGIPAWMAQNNKTPTEIGQFAAACALPWTFKFVVAPLMDRYAYLPMGRKRPWVLFGQLGLMGSLIVMAYVPDPLNNLKLFAGAAFLVSSFGAIQDAAVDGMAVDTIPGEQQARANGFMGGARMIGSSLALAGGSWLMNQYDFTVSTLALAFLIGLMTLVPAVLREDRGEKIFPWTAGAVSPEAQKRQITSWTTILQSLYSLFRLKNSLLVALLMFITMGSYNYFETLLPLFAVNVSGWTNVSYSQAFASADLIGGISGILLGGVLIERFGKKRMIGLYLVGIMGITIALALLTPYWTDSVFIHGFIIVYRWLNAFAKIGVYAIAMECCSKKVSASQFTFYMTIGAVGSMVGATLIGPIKENFGWQFTMLFFVGLIALAWVVVRLLNISKLETQITELDEQTIEDGVYWPV; encoded by the coding sequence ATGACTACCCGCACGACGTTACCCACTCTTTCGGAAAGTGCATTCTGGCGGTATTTCGCGTTCACCGCGTTGTACTTTGCGGAAGGGCTTAATATGGGACTTCTGTTCGTCGGGATTCCGGCCTGGATGGCCCAGAACAACAAAACGCCTACCGAAATTGGTCAGTTTGCAGCCGCCTGCGCCCTGCCCTGGACCTTTAAATTTGTGGTGGCCCCGTTGATGGACCGTTATGCCTACCTGCCAATGGGCCGCAAACGACCCTGGGTACTTTTCGGTCAGCTTGGCCTAATGGGAAGCCTGATCGTGATGGCGTATGTGCCTGACCCGTTGAACAACCTGAAACTCTTTGCGGGAGCGGCTTTTCTGGTATCTTCGTTCGGAGCCATTCAGGATGCGGCTGTCGATGGTATGGCCGTTGACACCATTCCTGGTGAGCAACAGGCCCGTGCCAACGGGTTTATGGGTGGTGCCCGAATGATTGGCAGTTCACTGGCGCTGGCCGGTGGTAGCTGGCTGATGAACCAGTATGATTTTACGGTATCAACCCTGGCACTGGCCTTCCTGATTGGCCTGATGACGCTGGTGCCTGCCGTACTTCGGGAAGATCGGGGCGAAAAAATCTTTCCCTGGACGGCGGGAGCGGTATCGCCGGAAGCGCAGAAAAGACAGATCACGAGCTGGACAACTATTTTGCAATCGCTATATAGCCTGTTTCGCCTGAAAAACTCGTTGCTGGTGGCCCTGCTCATGTTCATTACAATGGGGTCGTACAACTACTTCGAAACGCTGCTGCCACTTTTTGCTGTCAACGTTTCCGGCTGGACCAACGTATCGTATTCACAGGCCTTTGCTTCCGCCGATTTAATCGGGGGTATCAGCGGTATTCTGCTGGGTGGTGTGTTGATCGAGCGGTTTGGAAAAAAGCGTATGATTGGCCTGTATCTAGTCGGCATCATGGGCATCACCATCGCCCTTGCTCTGCTGACGCCCTACTGGACCGACAGCGTGTTCATTCACGGCTTTATCATTGTGTATCGCTGGCTAAATGCCTTTGCCAAGATCGGCGTTTACGCGATTGCCATGGAATGCTGCTCGAAGAAGGTCTCTGCCAGTCAGTTCACGTTTTACATGACCATTGGGGCTGTCGGGTCGATGGTTGGTGCAACGCTGATTGGGCCGATCAAGGAAAACTTTGGCTGGCAGTTCACGATGCTATTCTTTGTAGGACTGATCGCCCTTGCCTGGGTGGTGGTGCGGTTGCTGAACATCAGTAAGCTGGAAACGCAAATAACGGAACTGGATGAACAAACTATCGAGGATGGAGTATACTGGCCAGTGTAG
- a CDS encoding DUF418 domain-containing protein, which yields MQNPSSKVQEPVQPKSERLQLVDALRGIALLGILITHCSQYFSPIRLPSDFYQIHAASVVDRFIVDKMALLFENKFYTIFSFLFGLSFTLILSRSLEKPAAFKKIFARRLFILGIIGLLHYLHWRGDILLIYALLGWPLLLFNQTSNKIILLTAMLLVLNIPTRLMDLFFYWDAVPKLIELERQAEITLSAQREISNFRVLLYGSYTDTILDNLKHMSESISFQFSSGRIYKTLGFFLVGLYAGRQRLFQHLKADRPLWWKYTIYCVLAFLGTKVSIIIFDHMYGSEQQASALIKSLYQLVYDLGNASQTLVYIGSLTLFFQYRLGQWVIPMFSPIGTMALTNYLLQTLLGSLLFFGYGLGLLGVVDMWEAILLSVPIFLFELGFSKYWMKHFRYGPVEWVWRSLIYGKAQAMRV from the coding sequence ATGCAAAATCCCAGTTCCAAAGTTCAAGAACCTGTACAACCTAAATCCGAGCGCCTTCAACTAGTCGATGCCTTACGAGGAATTGCATTATTAGGTATTTTGATAACCCATTGTAGCCAGTACTTTTCGCCAATAAGGCTGCCCAGTGATTTTTATCAAATCCATGCCGCCAGTGTGGTTGATAGGTTTATAGTTGATAAGATGGCTCTCCTGTTTGAGAATAAATTCTATACTATATTTTCATTCTTATTTGGCTTAAGTTTCACGCTGATTCTCAGCCGCTCGCTTGAAAAACCTGCTGCTTTTAAGAAAATTTTCGCCCGTAGGCTGTTTATTCTAGGTATCATTGGCTTACTGCACTATCTGCACTGGCGGGGTGATATCCTGCTAATCTATGCCCTGCTTGGATGGCCATTATTGCTATTTAACCAAACCTCCAATAAGATTATCTTGCTAACAGCTATGTTGCTTGTCCTCAATATCCCAACCAGGCTAATGGACTTATTTTTCTATTGGGATGCTGTCCCTAAATTGATAGAGCTGGAACGACAAGCTGAAATAACGTTGTCGGCGCAGAGGGAAATTTCTAATTTTCGTGTCCTTTTATATGGTAGTTACACGGATACGATCTTAGATAATTTAAAGCATATGAGTGAATCGATCAGCTTTCAGTTTAGTTCTGGTCGGATTTATAAAACCCTGGGATTCTTTTTAGTGGGTTTGTATGCTGGACGGCAACGACTATTTCAACATTTAAAAGCTGATCGGCCATTATGGTGGAAATACACAATTTATTGTGTGCTGGCTTTTTTAGGTACTAAAGTATCGATTATCATTTTCGACCACATGTATGGTTCTGAGCAACAAGCCTCAGCGTTAATTAAATCACTTTATCAACTGGTTTATGACTTGGGTAATGCCTCACAAACTCTCGTTTACATAGGAAGCCTGACACTATTTTTCCAATATCGGCTTGGGCAATGGGTCATACCCATGTTTAGTCCGATTGGTACTATGGCTTTGACTAATTATCTGCTCCAAACGCTATTAGGCTCATTGCTGTTTTTTGGATACGGCTTGGGTCTCCTGGGAGTAGTTGACATGTGGGAAGCAATTTTGTTAAGTGTGCCTATTTTCCTGTTTGAGTTAGGTTTTAGCAAGTATTGGATGAAACATTTTCGCTATGGGCCTGTCGAATGGGTTTGGCGTAGTTTGATCTATGGTAAAGCCCAAGCGATGCGCGTATAA
- a CDS encoding helix-turn-helix domain-containing protein, with protein sequence MDAFAIKIRKLREVYGYPQEYVAYQMGISQAAYSKKETGKTELSLMGLQQVSQLYNVPLIDLISLTWQDLVVNVVRKTNLPN encoded by the coding sequence ATGGACGCTTTCGCAATCAAAATCCGCAAACTACGTGAGGTGTACGGCTATCCACAAGAGTACGTGGCGTATCAGATGGGGATCAGTCAGGCCGCCTATAGTAAAAAAGAAACCGGCAAAACCGAATTGTCTCTGATGGGCCTGCAACAGGTTTCACAGCTCTACAACGTGCCGCTCATCGACTTGATCAGCCTCACCTGGCAGGACCTGGTCGTGAACGTGGTTCGCAAAACCAATTTGCCCAACTAG
- a CDS encoding tetratricopeptide repeat protein: MKPLIPILSLTLILAVTSVKAQDQYQAAMSQLVTYSDTAKSIDNLKLANSFGRIAETEKTKWLPFYYASLFTTLESLKQTNLGQIDPLCDQATQYLDQTDKLAPNNSEVYCLRSLIALARIKVNQTARGMAGLMEAQQALETANKLDPTNPRVYHMLGQQAFNTPEAFGGSKEKALQYFEKALSLLESQKDRESTIDVHWGTRTTVPMIAICRKYLNTVTKAN, encoded by the coding sequence ATGAAGCCGCTTATTCCTATCCTTTCCCTGACCCTGATTCTGGCCGTGACCAGTGTAAAGGCTCAAGATCAGTACCAGGCCGCTATGAGTCAGCTTGTCACCTACAGCGATACGGCGAAGTCTATCGATAATCTCAAATTAGCCAACAGCTTCGGACGCATTGCCGAAACCGAAAAGACGAAGTGGCTGCCATTCTATTACGCGTCGCTTTTTACAACCCTGGAATCGCTAAAGCAAACGAACCTCGGTCAAATAGACCCGCTATGCGATCAGGCTACGCAATATCTGGATCAGACCGATAAGCTCGCCCCTAATAACTCGGAGGTGTATTGCCTGCGAAGCCTGATTGCGCTGGCACGCATCAAGGTCAATCAGACCGCACGGGGTATGGCGGGGCTGATGGAGGCTCAACAGGCCCTGGAGACCGCCAACAAACTTGACCCGACCAACCCCCGCGTGTATCATATGCTCGGCCAGCAGGCCTTCAATACACCTGAAGCGTTTGGGGGTAGCAAAGAGAAAGCGCTACAGTATTTCGAGAAAGCGCTCAGTCTGCTTGAATCCCAGAAAGACCGTGAGTCAACCATTGACGTACATTGGGGAACCAGAACAACGGTGCCGATGATAGCAATCTGCCGCAAGTATCTCAACACCGTTACGAAGGCAAATTAA